The following are encoded in a window of Nocardioides houyundeii genomic DNA:
- the glpX gene encoding class II fructose-bisphosphatase → MTPADLTVAPEAPDRNLALELVRVTEAAALAAGRWVGRGDKNGADGVAVNAMRVMIGSIGMNGTVVIGEGEKDNAPMLYNGEQVGDGTGPECDVAVDPIDGTTLAAKGMANAIAVLAVAPRGTMFDPSAVFYMEKLVTGPEAAGSVDIRLPVAENIRLVAKAKGSRAEDVTVVLLDRPRHERLVEEIRATGARIKFISDGDVAGAIMAARPGTGIDLMLGIGGTPEGIIAACAMKSLGGVIQARLWPTDDAERQKALDAGHDLDPDHVLATDDLVTGEDSFFVATGITDGELMQGVRYKANGAATTHSLVMRSRSGTIRNIISEHQLGKLGDYSAIDFGK, encoded by the coding sequence ATGACGCCCGCGGATCTGACCGTCGCCCCCGAGGCCCCCGATCGCAACCTCGCCCTCGAGCTGGTCCGCGTGACCGAGGCCGCCGCCCTGGCCGCCGGACGCTGGGTGGGCCGAGGCGACAAGAACGGCGCCGACGGGGTGGCCGTCAACGCGATGCGCGTGATGATCGGCTCGATCGGGATGAACGGCACCGTGGTCATCGGCGAGGGCGAGAAGGACAACGCCCCGATGCTCTACAACGGCGAGCAGGTCGGCGACGGCACCGGACCCGAGTGCGACGTCGCGGTCGACCCCATCGACGGGACCACCCTGGCCGCCAAGGGGATGGCCAACGCGATCGCCGTGCTGGCCGTCGCGCCGCGCGGCACCATGTTCGACCCGTCCGCGGTCTTCTACATGGAGAAGCTGGTCACCGGTCCCGAGGCCGCCGGCTCCGTCGACATCCGGCTCCCCGTCGCGGAGAACATCCGCCTGGTCGCCAAGGCCAAGGGCAGCCGCGCCGAGGACGTCACCGTGGTGCTGCTCGACCGCCCGCGTCACGAGAGGCTGGTGGAGGAGATCCGGGCCACCGGTGCGCGTATCAAGTTCATCAGCGACGGGGACGTCGCCGGCGCGATCATGGCCGCCCGCCCCGGCACCGGCATCGACCTGATGCTGGGCATCGGCGGCACCCCGGAGGGGATCATCGCGGCGTGCGCGATGAAGTCCCTGGGCGGTGTCATCCAGGCCCGGCTCTGGCCCACCGACGACGCCGAGCGCCAGAAGGCGCTGGACGCCGGCCACGACCTGGACCCCGACCACGTGCTGGCCACTGACGACCTGGTCACCGGCGAGGACTCGTTCTTCGTCGCCACCGGCATCACCGACGGCGAGCTCATGCAGGGTGTGCGCTACAAGGCCAACGGCGCCGCCACCACGCACTCGCTGGTGATGCGCTCGCGCAGCGGCACGATCCGCAACATCATCTCCGAGCACCAGCTCGGCAAGCTAGGCGATTACTCCGCTATCGACTTCGGCAAGTGA